Proteins encoded within one genomic window of Mycolicibacterium monacense:
- a CDS encoding TnsA-like heteromeric transposase endonuclease subunit, producing the protein MTAPPVPTAGALPVNDAPYTMVLYEDPKTGQRVRTRLTPEVSRMSFELCRPIRSFPAYRGRRSHQGKYWFSRSQGHVSFESRFEMTALMTVDFWGDAIAVSSNPFWLLWPKGQTYHRHAPDFFIRRRDGSALVVDVKPADRLREKDRLQHQRTRDVCRELHWEYEEFTTVDKTAERNLRLLCAYHHPRFAPSAEVRSAITICVNRSGRNGVQFGELIDNASDGAEFDESDLICSTYHMIWNREIHVDLARPLTWTTVITS; encoded by the coding sequence ATGACCGCGCCGCCGGTCCCCACAGCAGGGGCACTGCCCGTCAATGACGCCCCGTACACGATGGTTCTGTACGAGGATCCGAAGACCGGGCAGCGCGTACGAACCCGTCTCACACCTGAGGTTTCGCGCATGTCATTTGAGCTATGCAGGCCTATCCGGAGTTTCCCGGCCTACCGTGGTCGCCGTTCCCATCAAGGCAAGTACTGGTTCTCGCGTTCACAAGGCCATGTCAGCTTTGAGTCGCGGTTCGAGATGACTGCCCTGATGACGGTCGACTTTTGGGGCGACGCAATCGCGGTCAGCTCCAACCCGTTCTGGCTGCTGTGGCCGAAGGGTCAGACGTACCACCGGCACGCCCCAGACTTTTTCATCCGACGACGCGACGGATCGGCTCTCGTTGTCGACGTCAAGCCGGCAGATCGTCTCCGCGAGAAGGATCGGCTCCAGCATCAACGCACCCGCGATGTATGTCGCGAGTTGCACTGGGAGTATGAGGAATTCACAACGGTAGACAAGACTGCAGAACGCAACCTACGGCTGTTATGCGCCTACCACCATCCGCGGTTCGCACCGTCAGCAGAAGTACGATCCGCTATCACGATCTGCGTGAATCGATCGGGGCGAAACGGCGTGCAGTTCGGCGAGCTGATCGACAACGCCTCGGACGGAGCTGAATTCGACGAAAGCGATCTCATCTGCAGCACGTACCACATGATCTGGAACAGAGAGATTCACGTCGACCTGGCCCGCCCGCTGACCTGGACCACGGTGATCACCTCGTGA